The proteins below come from a single Fodinicola acaciae genomic window:
- a CDS encoding MarR family winged helix-turn-helix transcriptional regulator has protein sequence MDDGLPDLLHRVVFLLAEAARRRGADPGGLTYSQMRLLGTLEDIEPVTQHRLAQALSVSDPAISRALGPLQDGGLVQVRQDPEHARRRLVSLTDAGRAAFHDTGKPLYDELRTTLLEAGFPYDRYLRDTAALARILEPS, from the coding sequence GGTGTTCCTGCTGGCCGAGGCCGCACGGCGGCGCGGCGCCGACCCCGGCGGCCTGACCTACAGCCAGATGCGGCTGCTCGGCACCCTGGAGGACATCGAGCCGGTGACCCAGCACCGGCTGGCGCAGGCCCTGTCGGTGTCCGATCCGGCGATCAGCCGCGCGCTCGGACCGCTGCAGGACGGCGGCCTCGTACAGGTGCGACAGGATCCCGAGCACGCGCGACGCCGGCTGGTCAGCCTGACCGACGCCGGTCGCGCCGCCTTCCATGACACCGGAAAGCCGCTGTACGACGAGTTGCGCACCACGCTGCTCGAAGCCGGTTTTCCGTACGACCGCTATCTGCGCGACACGGCTGCACTGGCGCGGATCCTCGAACCGAGCTAG